The following are encoded together in the Verrucomicrobiia bacterium genome:
- a CDS encoding PEP-CTERM sorting domain-containing protein gives MKKLLATAMVAITAVGAWAQGTVNFANYFTVSTPQILAITYDVDGVTRLNNAYAADLFYGAPGSDPSTWQSAGVVSVYRTGTAAGRLTPMEVSLPGVPGGSLIEVQLRAWRLSDGASWQAAWASASVSKPSVLSPINAPSVVVRTGNPNAVPPGVPADLIDVNTGLALASHSLVQVVPEPSTILLGLAGLGGLLYLRRRKA, from the coding sequence ATGAAAAAACTGCTAGCAACGGCAATGGTGGCCATAACGGCCGTGGGTGCATGGGCACAGGGGACTGTAAACTTCGCCAATTATTTTACAGTTTCGACCCCTCAAATCCTAGCAATTACTTACGATGTTGACGGGGTAACGCGGCTGAATAACGCCTATGCAGCCGATTTGTTTTATGGTGCTCCCGGGTCCGATCCGAGCACGTGGCAGTCAGCCGGGGTGGTATCTGTCTATCGGACAGGCACTGCAGCGGGTCGCTTGACACCCATGGAAGTATCGCTTCCGGGCGTTCCGGGTGGCTCTTTGATTGAAGTGCAACTGCGTGCTTGGCGTTTGTCGGACGGTGCTTCCTGGCAGGCGGCTTGGGCTAGCGCCAGTGTGAGCAAACCGAGCGTTCTCAGCCCCATTAACGCGCCCTCAGTGGTCGTTCGCACCGGCAATCCCAACGCCGTTCCGCCGGGCGTGCCTGCCGACCTGATTGACGTCAATACGGGCTTGGCTCTTGCTAGTCACAGCCTCGTGCAGGTCGTTCCTGAGCCTTCGACCATCCTGTTGGGCTTGGCCGGGCTGGGTGGCTTGCTGTATCTGCGCCGGCGCAAGGCCTAA
- a CDS encoding RNA-binding S4 domain-containing protein, which produces METGGDVRLDKWLWAVRVYKTRTLAAEACRAGHVKSEGIVLKPAHSVRPGMVLSVQQGEITRTLRVLALLGRRVGAAVARQYVEDLTPPEEYQKRRQPEQQPILIWPKGMGRPTKKQRRQLRGLLPDV; this is translated from the coding sequence ATGGAAACCGGTGGCGATGTGCGTTTGGACAAATGGCTGTGGGCCGTCCGCGTCTATAAAACGCGCACGCTGGCGGCCGAGGCCTGCCGGGCCGGCCATGTAAAATCGGAGGGCATCGTGCTTAAGCCGGCCCATTCTGTTCGGCCGGGGATGGTGTTGTCAGTGCAGCAGGGGGAGATCACGCGCACTTTGCGCGTGTTGGCATTGCTGGGGCGCCGTGTCGGAGCTGCCGTCGCGCGCCAGTATGTGGAGGATTTGACGCCGCCCGAAGAATACCAAAAACGACGCCAGCCGGAGCAACAGCCGATCTTGATTTGGCCCAAGGGCATGGGCCGGCCCACCAAGAAGCAGCGGCGGCAACTGCGCGGGCTGTTGCCGGATGTTTAA
- a CDS encoding dienelactone hydrolase — protein MAQTNLSAGQRWLASAPPVPAFRAPATLKTWEKQRREIRATAWTVLGDLPPRPKVPAVQTLTSEDRGYYTLERFAFDNGAGDTVPGYLLLPKGGPARKPAILYCHWHGGHYDVGKEELFRTNALPEPPGPALVREGFVVLAIDAYCFGERNGRGPGGPAERGGAGELSASKFNLWYGRSLWGMMVRDDLMALDYLCSRPEVDAARVGVTGISMGATRTWWIMALDDRPKTGVAVACLTRYQDLIAAEGLKYHGIYYYVPGLLRHFDTEAIVALAAPRPMLFMTGDKDAGSPVTGIRAIEAAVRPIYRLYRAEADFENQILAGLGHVYTPAMWEKTRRWFRERL, from the coding sequence ATGGCACAAACCAACCTTTCTGCCGGCCAGCGGTGGCTGGCCTCGGCGCCACCGGTGCCTGCCTTTCGGGCACCGGCCACGCTTAAAACTTGGGAAAAACAAAGGCGAGAAATCCGCGCCACCGCCTGGACGGTTTTAGGGGATTTGCCGCCCCGGCCCAAGGTGCCTGCAGTCCAAACCCTGACCAGCGAAGATCGTGGCTATTACACCTTGGAGCGATTTGCCTTCGACAACGGCGCGGGCGATACCGTACCCGGCTATCTGCTGCTGCCCAAAGGCGGGCCGGCGCGCAAACCGGCCATCCTGTATTGTCATTGGCACGGCGGGCATTACGACGTGGGCAAGGAGGAGCTGTTTCGTACCAATGCCCTGCCGGAGCCGCCCGGGCCGGCTCTGGTGCGCGAGGGCTTCGTGGTGCTGGCCATTGACGCTTATTGCTTTGGCGAACGCAACGGGCGAGGTCCCGGCGGCCCCGCTGAGCGCGGCGGTGCAGGGGAGTTGTCCGCCAGCAAATTCAATTTGTGGTACGGCCGCTCGCTGTGGGGGATGATGGTGCGCGACGACTTGATGGCGCTGGACTATTTGTGCTCCCGGCCCGAAGTGGATGCGGCGCGGGTGGGCGTGACCGGCATCAGCATGGGGGCCACGCGCACCTGGTGGATCATGGCCCTGGATGATCGCCCCAAAACCGGCGTGGCGGTGGCCTGTCTGACCCGCTATCAGGATCTCATTGCTGCCGAAGGCCTCAAATACCACGGCATCTATTACTACGTGCCCGGCCTGTTAAGACACTTCGACACCGAGGCCATCGTGGCCCTGGCCGCACCCCGGCCCATGTTGTTCATGACCGGGGACAAGGATGCCGGGTCGCCGGTAACGGGTATCCGGGCGATTGAGGCCGCCGTGCGCCCCATTTACCGTCTTTACCGGGCTGAGGCTGATTTTGAAAACCAGATCCTTGCCGGCTTGGGCCACGTGTACACCCCGGCCATGTGGGAAAAAACCCGCCGATGGTTCAGGGAGAGGCTCTGA
- a CDS encoding metallophosphoesterase, which yields MGESIRILVASDFHYAGPTERRRRGYESRGLEPWWMRWYVRAYYRWVWMADLTAHYVQLEQFLHLAPPADWLIVNGDYSCDSAFLGVMEEGAFESASQCLGRLRAHAGERFAATIGDHELGKRRLGGDLGGLRAESFRRAVGGLKLQPYWEVRLGRYVLMGITSTLLALPVYGREGLAEEMPQWEAWRAEHGEAIRAGFRGLHAGERVVLFCHDPTALPYLLEEPAVAARLNQIEQTVIGHLHTPVVFKASGWLAGMPELRRLGNVPRRLSAALRRARDWRPFKVVLCPSIAGTQLFKDGGFLTITLHARGEAPLHIQRHRLPWLTA from the coding sequence ATGGGCGAGAGCATAAGAATCCTGGTGGCGAGCGATTTTCACTACGCCGGCCCCACCGAGCGCCGCCGGCGCGGTTACGAAAGCCGGGGGCTGGAGCCGTGGTGGATGCGGTGGTATGTGCGGGCGTATTACCGTTGGGTGTGGATGGCCGATTTGACGGCGCATTATGTGCAGTTGGAGCAGTTTTTGCATCTGGCGCCGCCGGCGGACTGGCTGATCGTCAACGGCGATTATTCGTGTGATTCGGCATTTTTGGGGGTGATGGAGGAGGGGGCTTTCGAGAGTGCCTCGCAATGCCTGGGGCGTTTGCGCGCCCACGCCGGGGAGCGGTTTGCGGCGACGATTGGGGATCACGAGCTGGGCAAGCGGCGGCTGGGCGGGGATTTGGGCGGGTTGCGGGCGGAGAGTTTCCGGCGGGCGGTGGGGGGGCTGAAATTGCAGCCGTATTGGGAGGTGCGCCTGGGGCGTTATGTGTTGATGGGGATTACGTCCACGCTGCTGGCGCTGCCGGTGTACGGGCGCGAGGGTTTGGCGGAGGAGATGCCGCAATGGGAGGCGTGGCGGGCGGAGCATGGGGAGGCCATTCGGGCGGGATTCCGGGGTTTGCATGCCGGGGAGCGGGTGGTGTTGTTCTGCCACGATCCGACAGCGCTGCCGTATTTGTTGGAGGAGCCGGCGGTGGCGGCACGGTTAAATCAAATTGAGCAGACCGTCATCGGCCATCTCCACACGCCGGTGGTGTTCAAGGCCAGCGGCTGGCTGGCGGGGATGCCGGAGCTGCGGCGTCTTGGGAATGTGCCGCGCCGCTTGAGCGCGGCGCTGCGGCGGGCGCGAGACTGGCGGCCGTTCAAGGTGGTGTTGTGTCCTTCGATTGCCGGGACGCAGTTGTTCAAGGATGGTGGATTTCTGACCATCACGTTGCATGCGCGGGGCGAGGCGCCATTGCACATTCAGCGGCATCGGCTCCCGTGGCTTACGGCGTGA